In Ipomoea triloba cultivar NCNSP0323 chromosome 7, ASM357664v1, a single genomic region encodes these proteins:
- the LOC116026039 gene encoding receptor-like kinase TMK3 isoform X3 gives MNPLPFEKSSQLTNFSCSNCNIVGPLPGYFGELPSLTALKLSDNRLSGTIHNNFRNSMLQILWLNNQDGGGMTGPIDVIGSMVGLVSLWLHGNRFSGPIPSKIGNLTSLKDLSLNENQLVGLIPQGLAYLNLQSLKLDSNMLMGPIPRFRAAKVTYSSNSFCQQEPGEPCAPQVNSLLNFLHYLNYPPRLAAEWIGNDPCNGRWWGITCNPTGKVSIINLPKLNLDGTLSPSLASLNSLVEIHLPGNHLHGRVPNRLTSLRSLRLLDISWNRFDPPLPNFNKGVKVVTNGNPGLAANGTVSSPPSPDSDLQNPELPRDGSSPDYDQLPFLQSPAPSPVNTSGSTTRSTVGITVAATIATTILVYLSVTFICYICKRKKSNDIYGETEFYPKEGKDQPKHEIKITITDESTIEPLGSHGIGKSSKGSEISEYSYVTEAAHLIIPLQILRTVTNNFSPDNEVGRGGFGVVYKGALEDGTQLAVKRMEARIISHKVLDEFKAEIAVLSKVRHRHLVSLLGYSVEGDERLLVYEYLPQGALSKHLFHWRKLGLKPLSWSTRLSIALDVARAMEYLHSLTHQSFIHRDLKSSNILLGNDFRAKVSDFGLVKLAPDREMSVATTLAGTFGYLAPEYAVTGKITTKVDVFSFGVVLMELLTGLTTLDEHRPEESRYLVEWFWLMKSNKEKLIAAIDPALNAKEDIHNSICIIAELAGHCTAREPNRRPEMGHAVNVLAQLIETWKPEEREEDSSAANDFSLPLSEMLKNWQNERTGDFSYISQDSKESIISPEPADFPDSFSSSDAQ, from the exons AAATCTTCTCAGTTGACGAATTTTTCATGCTCCAACTGCAACATAGTAGGACCATTGCCGGGGTATTTTGGGGAGCTTCCATCCCTCACTGCATTGAAACTGTCTGACAATCGGCTTAGTGGTACGATACATAACAATTTTCGCAACTCAATGTTGCAGATTTTGTGGTTGAATAACCAGGATGGTGGCGGGATGACTGGTCCAATTGATGTCATAGGATCCATGGTTGGCCTTGTATCGTTGTGGCTTCATGGGAACAGATTTAGCGGACCAATCCCTAGTAAGATCGGGAATTTGACTTCTTTAAAGGATCTCAGCTTGAACGAGAATCAACTTGTTGGTCTGATTCCCCAAGGTTTGGCTTATCTGAATCTGCAGTCTTTGAAGCTGGACAGTAATATGCTGATGGGTCCAATTCCAAGGTTTAGAGCTGCTAAAGTCACTTACTCTTCAAATTCTTTCTGTCAACAGGAACCCGGTGAGCCTTGTGCTCCTCAAGTTAACTCTCTATTGAACTTTCTTCATTATTTGAACTATCCGCCTCGTCTTGCAGCTGAATGGATTGGCAACGATCCTTGCAATGGGCGATGGTGGGGGATCACCTGTAATCCAACCGGTAAGGTTTCCATTATTAATCTGCCAAAGCTTAATCTCGATGGTACCTTGAGTCCTTCACTTGCATCCTTGAATTCGCTCGTTGAAATTCACTTGCCTGGGAATCATTTGCACGGTAGAGTGCCAAACAGATTAACCTCTTTGAGATCTTTGAGATTGTTAGACATTAGTTGGAATCGCTTCGATCCACCACTACCGAACTTTAACAAAGGGGTGAAAGTTGTTACTAATGGCAATCCCGGTCTAGCTGCTAATGGAACTGTCTCGAGTCCTCCAAGTCCTGATTCTGATTTACAAAATCCCGAGCTTCCAAGGGATGGTTCCTCACCAGATTACGATCAGCTACCGTTCTTACAAAGTCCAGCGCCTTCCCCAGTGAACACCTCGGGTTCTACTACAAGGTCTACAGTTGGCATTACTGTGGCTGCTACTATAGCTACCACAATTCTTGTTTACCTAAGTGTCACTTTTATTTGCTACATTTGTAAGAGGAAAAAATCGAACGACATATATGGGGAAACTGAGTTCTATCCCAAAGAGGGCAAAGACCAACCCAAACATGAGATTAAGATTACAATCACTGATGAGTCCACTATCGAGCCACTGGGAAGTCATGGTATTGGTAAAAGTAGTAAGGGGAGTGAAATCAGTGAGTATAGTTATGTGACTGAGGCTGCACATTTAATCATCCCTCTTCAGATCCTTCGCACTGTGACTAACAATTTTTCCCCGGATAACGAGGTTGGTCGAGGAGGTTTTGGAGTCGTTTACAAAGGAGCACTCGAGGATGGCACTCAGCTTGCAGTGAAGAGAATGGAAGCTAGGATTATTAGTCATAAAGTACTAGATGAGTTTAAGGCAGAGATTGCTGTTCTTTCTAAGGTTCGCCATCGCCACCTCGTGTCACTTTTGGGCTACTCAGTCGAGGGAGACGAGAGGCTTCTGGTGTACGAATACTTGCCACAAGGGGCTTTAAGCAAGCATCTTTTTCACTGGAGGAAACTCGGGTTGAAGCCTCTGTCGTGGTCAACGAGGTTGAGCATTGCTTTAGACGTTGCTAGAGCGATGGAGTACCTTCATAGTCTCACGCACCAGAGCTTCATCCACCGCGATCTCAAATCATCCAATATTCTTCTCGGGAATGATTTTAGAGCTAAAGTTTCCGATTTTGGCTTGGTCAAACTTGCTCCTGACAGAGAGATGTCTGTTGCAACTACGCTTGCTGGAACATTTGGATACCTCGCCCCCGAATATGCAG TGACAGGGAAAATTACAACCAAAGTGGATGTTTTCAGCTTTGGGGTGGTTTTGATGGAACTTCTGACAGGCTTAACGACGCTTGATGAACACCGTCCAGAAGAGAGCCGATATTTGGTGGAGTGGTTTTGGCTAATGAAATCGAACAAAGAGAAGCTGATTGCTGCGATCGATCCAGCTCTGAATGCGAAAGAAGATATCCATAACAGCATTTGCATCATCGCGGAATTGGCTGGGCATTGCACTGCAAGGGAGCCTAATCGTCGGCCTGAAATGGGGCATGCTGTCAACGTGCTAGCCCAACTCATTGAGACGTGGAAGCCTGAAGAACGCGAGGAGGATTCTTCTGCAGCTAACGATTTCTCTCTGCCCTTATCTGAAATGCTGAAGAACTGGCAGAATGAACGAACCGGGGACTTCAGTTACATTAGTCAGGACAGCAAAGAAAGCATTATTTCTCCAGAGCCAGCAGATTTTCCAGATTCATTTAGCTCTTCTGATGCTCAATGA